In one window of Drosophila ananassae strain 14024-0371.13 chromosome XR, ASM1763931v2, whole genome shotgun sequence DNA:
- the LOC6504500 gene encoding WW domain-containing adapter protein with coiled-coil homolog isoform X6: protein MVMHARKPQRMNDGYFEKHTSHTSYQSSKYSSSKRDYERDRSSNYRDRDLSPGGGGGGGGGGGGGSGGGGGGSSGNGGGGGGPLNNGNSYRSQSPDIDSPSSRSHDLRDRSDHRGGGGGSGRGGSGERYSFIQKMRDRDRDAYKKDKYSDKRDRRGNDRDSESSYRTNHDRDRRGGGGGGGGGSGAGGKLCSSRENDKRSGSDDRDRDRDRDMRDLRDKRDRGSDRDRDLYKKDKYADKRERSDRGERTARYGDWSEHVSSSGKMYYYNCKTEISQWEKPKEWVDRERNLPRDQHREKDYRDKDRDRDRDDRFSRSTYKHSNSSRDNSRLRWNYDNDGPPSHRRRLDGRHNDNADMDISGDSTPTSEASYSLSGTPTAHSGGGGGGGGSGGGGGGGGGNGGDQPMGNALPRLASHPNASSSNSSVSGGPLGAAAVVAASAAVAAAALHYGGGGAGLVTGATMLPTSGLSSVGANSSGSNSAGGSSNSSNSGSSLRNSVVGHIGSTSGTTVPTLASQDPHQHPHHLNSNAPLPPGAKGKDQALLMRQKMHLGLGVLDGGGGSASDSVVNHAYNSVNNSVTGGSLSSLRDNNVNSPLYMPHPHHSLSPSLTSYTKSPIPTIVGHTNNVSNAYSCSTPFGLKSSLDGGLLVASASPATPTASSVVSGGVNSCVGQNIVPGLGPVSGISVITSMGSNSASNSGATGIGEGPPTPTQELDLSGSVLDQQAQQAAAVAAAAAAAAAGMSQQLAAQQRGKLDGASSATLSTLQSCVGSSVQAANLRGPEISPKLAKYFRADLIAHVTNWQAEVLERQKCCEDTHLFGDITCTRICAELKCARSLVRSTEINATLQEQKIMYLRQQIRRIEESKTQNAFMSDDT from the exons ATGGTAATGCATGCTAGAAAACCGCAGCGTATGAACGATGG GTACTTTGAGAAGCATACCAGTCACACATCCTACCAG AGCTCAAAGTACAGCAGTTCAAAGCGCGACTACGAACGCGACCGTTCCTCCAATTACCGCGATCGCGACCTGTCAcctggcggcggcggcggaggcggtggcggcggcggcggtggcagcggcggaggcggtggcggcagcagcggcaatggcggcggcggcggcggaccACTAAACAATGGCAACAGCTATCGCTCCCAGTCGCCGGACATTGATTCGCCATCGTCGCGGTCGCACGATCTCAGGGATCGCAGCGATCACcggggcggcggcggcggcagtggGCGTGGCGGCAGCGGCGAACGCTACAGTTTCATCCAAAAGATGCGCGACAGGGATCGCGATGCCTACAAGAAGGATAAATATTCAG ACAAACGCGATCGGCGGGGCAATGACCGGGACTCGGAGTCGTCGTATCGCACCAACCACGACAGGGATCGGCGCGGCGGTggaggcggcggtggcggaggCAGCGGGGCCGGTGGCAAGCTCTGCTCCTCCAGGGAGAACGACAAGCGTTCCGGTTCCGATGACCGCGACCGGGACAGGGATCGGGACATGCGCGATCTGCGCGACAAGCGGGATCGGGGCTCTGATCGCGATCGGGATTTGTACAAGAAGGACAAGTACGCAG acaaacgCGAAAGGAGCGATCGCGGCGAGCGAACAGCGCGCTACGGCGACTGGAGTGAGCACGTAAGCTCGTCGG GGAAAATGTATTACTACAACTGCAAGACGGAGATCTCCCAGTGGGAGAAGCCAAAGGAATGGGTGGATAGGGAAAG GAATTTGCCGCGTGATCAGCACCGTGAGAAGGACTATCGTGACAAGGATCGCGATCGGGACCGCGATGATCGCTTCTCCAGATCGA CTTACAAACATTCCAATTCTTCGCGGGACAATTCACGACTGAGATGGAATTACGACAACGATGGCCCGCCCAGCCATCGAAGGCGTTTGGATG GACGACACAATGACAATGCTGACATGGACATAAGCGGCGACTCGACGCCCACCTCAGAGGCCAGCTACTCCCTGAGCGGCACGCCCACGGCACACAgcggtggtggcggcggcggcggtggaagcggtggaggaggaggtggaggtggaggaaaTGGTGGCGACCAGCCCATGGGCAACGCCCTGCCCCGCCTGGCCTCCCATCCCAatgccagcagcagcaactcctCGGTGTCGGGAGGACCGCTTGGCGCCGCTGCCGTAGTGGCAGCATCGGCAGCTGTAGCGGCAGCGGCACTCCACTATGGCGGCGGTGGGGCGGGACTGGTGACGGGAGCCACCATGCTGCCCACCAGTGGCCTGTCCTCCGTGGGGGCGaacagcagcggcagcaacagtgccggcggcagcagcaacagcagcaacagcggcagcagccTAAGGAACTCGGTCGTCGGCCACATTGGCTCCACCTCTGGA ACAACTGTGCCGACGTTGGCGAGTCAGGATCCGCACCAACATCCCCATCATCTGAACTCGAATGCTCCCCTGCCGCCCGGAGCCAAAGGCAAGGATCAGGCCCTGCTGATGCGCCAGAAGATGCACCTGGGCCTGGGCGTCTTGGACGGTGGTGGCGGTTCGGCGTCAGATTCGGTCGTAAATCATGCCTACAATTCGGTCAACAACTCGGTCACTGGCGGCAGTCTAAGCAGCTTACG GGATAATAATGTTAACTCCCCGCTGTATATGCCCCATCCGCATCATAGCCTTTCCCCGTCGCTCACCAGCTACACCAAGAGTCCCATACCGACGATTGTCGGGCACACGAACAATGTGAGCAACGCCTACTCCTGCAGCACACCCTTCGGACTGAAGTCGAGCCTTGACGGCGGCCTACTGGTGGCCTCCGCTTCCCCGGCCACGCCCACTGCCTCATCCGTCGTTAGCGGCGGCGTCAATAGCTGCGTTGGCCAAAATATAGTGCCCGGTTTGGGCCCCGTCAGCGGTATCAGTGTGATCACGTCGATGGGCAGCAACAGTGCCTCCAATAGCGGTGCGACAGGCATTGGCGAGGGACCACCGACGCCCACCCAGGAGCTGGATCTGAGCGGTTCTGTGCTGGATCAGCAGGCGCAGCAAGCGGCCGCCgtagcagcagcggcagcagcagcagcggccgGCATGAGCCAGCAACTGGCAGCGCAGCAGAGAGGCAAAT TGGATGGCGCATCATCGGCCACTCTGAGCACGCTGCAGAGCTGTGTGGGATCGTCGGTGCAGGCGGCCAACCTGCGAGGTCCCGAGATATCGCCCAAACTGGCCAAATACTTTCGCGCTGATCTGATCGCGCACGTAACGAACTGGCAGGCGGAGGTGCTGGAGCGTCAG AAATGCTGCGAGGATACACATCTGTTTGGGGACATCACCTGCACGAGGATATGTGCGGAGCTGAAGTGTGCCAGGAGTTTAGTGAGGAGCACAGAGATCAACGCCACCCTGCAGGAACAGAA AATCATGTATCTGCGCCAGCAGATCCGCCGGATTGAGGAGTCGAAGACTCAGAACGCGTTCATGTCGGACGATACTTAG
- the LOC6504500 gene encoding WW domain-containing adapter protein with coiled-coil homolog isoform X5, translating into MVMHARKPQRMNDGYFEKHTSHTSYQSSKYSSSKRDYERDRSSNYRDRDLSPGGGGGGGGGGGGGSGGGGGGSSGNGGGGGGPLNNGNSYRSQSPDIDSPSSRSHDLRDRSDHRGGGGGSGRGGSGERYSFIQKMRDRDRDAYKKDKYSDKRDRRGNDRDSESSYRTNHDRDRRGGGGGGGGGSGAGGKLCSSRENDKRSGSDDRDRDRDRDMRDLRDKRDRGSDRDRDLYKKDKYADKRERSDRGERTARYGDWSEHVSSSGKMYYYNCKTEISQWEKPKEWVDRERNLPRDQHREKDYRDKDRDRDRDDRFSRSTYKHSNSSRDNSRLRWNYDNDGPPSHRRRLDGRHNDNADMDISGDSTPTSEASYSLSGTPTAHSGGGGGGGGSGGGGGGGGGNGGDQPMGNALPRLASHPNASSSNSSVSGGPLGAAAVVAASAAVAAAALHYGGGGAGLVTGATMLPTSGLSSVGANSSGSNSAGGSSNSSNSGSSLRNSVVGHIGSTSGTTVPTLASQDPHQHPHHLNSNAPLPPGAKGKDQALLMRQKMHLGLGVLDGGGGSASDSVVNHAYNSVNNSVTGGSLSSLRDNNVNSPLYMPHPHHSLSPSLTSYTKSPIPTIVGHTNNVSNAYSCSTPFGLKSSLDGGLLVASASPATPTASSVVSGGVNSCVGQNIVPGLGPVSGISVITSMGSNSASNSGATGIGEGPPTPTQELDLSGSVLDQQAQQAAAVAAAAAAAAAGMSQQLAAQQRGKLDGASSATLSTLQSCVGSSVQAANLRGPEISPKLAKYFRADLIAHVTNWQAEVLERQAQKCCEDTHLFGDITCTRICAELKCARSLVRSTEINATLQEQKIMYLRQQIRRIEESKTQNAFMSDDT; encoded by the exons ATGGTAATGCATGCTAGAAAACCGCAGCGTATGAACGATGG GTACTTTGAGAAGCATACCAGTCACACATCCTACCAG AGCTCAAAGTACAGCAGTTCAAAGCGCGACTACGAACGCGACCGTTCCTCCAATTACCGCGATCGCGACCTGTCAcctggcggcggcggcggaggcggtggcggcggcggcggtggcagcggcggaggcggtggcggcagcagcggcaatggcggcggcggcggcggaccACTAAACAATGGCAACAGCTATCGCTCCCAGTCGCCGGACATTGATTCGCCATCGTCGCGGTCGCACGATCTCAGGGATCGCAGCGATCACcggggcggcggcggcggcagtggGCGTGGCGGCAGCGGCGAACGCTACAGTTTCATCCAAAAGATGCGCGACAGGGATCGCGATGCCTACAAGAAGGATAAATATTCAG ACAAACGCGATCGGCGGGGCAATGACCGGGACTCGGAGTCGTCGTATCGCACCAACCACGACAGGGATCGGCGCGGCGGTggaggcggcggtggcggaggCAGCGGGGCCGGTGGCAAGCTCTGCTCCTCCAGGGAGAACGACAAGCGTTCCGGTTCCGATGACCGCGACCGGGACAGGGATCGGGACATGCGCGATCTGCGCGACAAGCGGGATCGGGGCTCTGATCGCGATCGGGATTTGTACAAGAAGGACAAGTACGCAG acaaacgCGAAAGGAGCGATCGCGGCGAGCGAACAGCGCGCTACGGCGACTGGAGTGAGCACGTAAGCTCGTCGG GGAAAATGTATTACTACAACTGCAAGACGGAGATCTCCCAGTGGGAGAAGCCAAAGGAATGGGTGGATAGGGAAAG GAATTTGCCGCGTGATCAGCACCGTGAGAAGGACTATCGTGACAAGGATCGCGATCGGGACCGCGATGATCGCTTCTCCAGATCGA CTTACAAACATTCCAATTCTTCGCGGGACAATTCACGACTGAGATGGAATTACGACAACGATGGCCCGCCCAGCCATCGAAGGCGTTTGGATG GACGACACAATGACAATGCTGACATGGACATAAGCGGCGACTCGACGCCCACCTCAGAGGCCAGCTACTCCCTGAGCGGCACGCCCACGGCACACAgcggtggtggcggcggcggcggtggaagcggtggaggaggaggtggaggtggaggaaaTGGTGGCGACCAGCCCATGGGCAACGCCCTGCCCCGCCTGGCCTCCCATCCCAatgccagcagcagcaactcctCGGTGTCGGGAGGACCGCTTGGCGCCGCTGCCGTAGTGGCAGCATCGGCAGCTGTAGCGGCAGCGGCACTCCACTATGGCGGCGGTGGGGCGGGACTGGTGACGGGAGCCACCATGCTGCCCACCAGTGGCCTGTCCTCCGTGGGGGCGaacagcagcggcagcaacagtgccggcggcagcagcaacagcagcaacagcggcagcagccTAAGGAACTCGGTCGTCGGCCACATTGGCTCCACCTCTGGA ACAACTGTGCCGACGTTGGCGAGTCAGGATCCGCACCAACATCCCCATCATCTGAACTCGAATGCTCCCCTGCCGCCCGGAGCCAAAGGCAAGGATCAGGCCCTGCTGATGCGCCAGAAGATGCACCTGGGCCTGGGCGTCTTGGACGGTGGTGGCGGTTCGGCGTCAGATTCGGTCGTAAATCATGCCTACAATTCGGTCAACAACTCGGTCACTGGCGGCAGTCTAAGCAGCTTACG GGATAATAATGTTAACTCCCCGCTGTATATGCCCCATCCGCATCATAGCCTTTCCCCGTCGCTCACCAGCTACACCAAGAGTCCCATACCGACGATTGTCGGGCACACGAACAATGTGAGCAACGCCTACTCCTGCAGCACACCCTTCGGACTGAAGTCGAGCCTTGACGGCGGCCTACTGGTGGCCTCCGCTTCCCCGGCCACGCCCACTGCCTCATCCGTCGTTAGCGGCGGCGTCAATAGCTGCGTTGGCCAAAATATAGTGCCCGGTTTGGGCCCCGTCAGCGGTATCAGTGTGATCACGTCGATGGGCAGCAACAGTGCCTCCAATAGCGGTGCGACAGGCATTGGCGAGGGACCACCGACGCCCACCCAGGAGCTGGATCTGAGCGGTTCTGTGCTGGATCAGCAGGCGCAGCAAGCGGCCGCCgtagcagcagcggcagcagcagcagcggccgGCATGAGCCAGCAACTGGCAGCGCAGCAGAGAGGCAAAT TGGATGGCGCATCATCGGCCACTCTGAGCACGCTGCAGAGCTGTGTGGGATCGTCGGTGCAGGCGGCCAACCTGCGAGGTCCCGAGATATCGCCCAAACTGGCCAAATACTTTCGCGCTGATCTGATCGCGCACGTAACGAACTGGCAGGCGGAGGTGCTGGAGCGTCAG GCGCAGAAATGCTGCGAGGATACACATCTGTTTGGGGACATCACCTGCACGAGGATATGTGCGGAGCTGAAGTGTGCCAGGAGTTTAGTGAGGAGCACAGAGATCAACGCCACCCTGCAGGAACAGAA AATCATGTATCTGCGCCAGCAGATCCGCCGGATTGAGGAGTCGAAGACTCAGAACGCGTTCATGTCGGACGATACTTAG
- the LOC6504500 gene encoding WW domain-containing adapter protein with coiled-coil homolog isoform X1, translating to MVMHARKPQRMNDGYFEKHTSHTSYQSSKYSSSKRDYERDRSSNYRDRDLSPGGGGGGGGGGGGGSGGGGGGSSGNGGGGGGPLNNGNSYRSQSPDIDSPSSRSHDLRDRSDHRGGGGGSGRGGSGERYSFIQKMRDRDRDAYKKDKYSDKRDRRGNDRDSESSYRTNHDRDRRGGGGGGGGGSGAGGKLCSSRENDKRSGSDDRDRDRDRDMRDLRDKRDRGSDRDRDLYKKDKYADKRERSDRGERTARYGDWSEHVSSSGKMYYYNCKTEISQWEKPKEWVDRERNLPRDQHREKDYRDKDRDRDRDDRFSRSNKFLSAYKHSNSSRDNSRLRWNYDNDGPPSHRRRLDGRHNDNADMDISGDSTPTSEASYSLSGTPTAHSGGGGGGGGSGGGGGGGGGNGGDQPMGNALPRLASHPNASSSNSSVSGGPLGAAAVVAASAAVAAAALHYGGGGAGLVTGATMLPTSGLSSVGANSSGSNSAGGSSNSSNSGSSLRNSVVGHIGSTSGTTVPTLASQDPHQHPHHLNSNAPLPPGAKGKDQALLMRQKMHLGLGVLDGGGGSASDSVVNHAYNSVNNSVTGGSLSSLRDNNVNSPLYMPHPHHSLSPSLTSYTKSPIPTIVGHTNNVSNAYSCSTPFGLKSSLDGGLLVASASPATPTASSVVSGGVNSCVGQNIVPGLGPVSGISVITSMGSNSASNSGATGIGEGPPTPTQELDLSGSVLDQQAQQAAAVAAAAAAAAAGMSQQLAAQQRGKLDGASSATLSTLQSCVGSSVQAANLRGPEISPKLAKYFRADLIAHVTNWQAEVLERQVSCEKCCEDTHLFGDITCTRICAELKCARSLVRSTEINATLQEQKIMYLRQQIRRIEESKTQNAFMSDDT from the exons ATGGTAATGCATGCTAGAAAACCGCAGCGTATGAACGATGG GTACTTTGAGAAGCATACCAGTCACACATCCTACCAG AGCTCAAAGTACAGCAGTTCAAAGCGCGACTACGAACGCGACCGTTCCTCCAATTACCGCGATCGCGACCTGTCAcctggcggcggcggcggaggcggtggcggcggcggcggtggcagcggcggaggcggtggcggcagcagcggcaatggcggcggcggcggcggaccACTAAACAATGGCAACAGCTATCGCTCCCAGTCGCCGGACATTGATTCGCCATCGTCGCGGTCGCACGATCTCAGGGATCGCAGCGATCACcggggcggcggcggcggcagtggGCGTGGCGGCAGCGGCGAACGCTACAGTTTCATCCAAAAGATGCGCGACAGGGATCGCGATGCCTACAAGAAGGATAAATATTCAG ACAAACGCGATCGGCGGGGCAATGACCGGGACTCGGAGTCGTCGTATCGCACCAACCACGACAGGGATCGGCGCGGCGGTggaggcggcggtggcggaggCAGCGGGGCCGGTGGCAAGCTCTGCTCCTCCAGGGAGAACGACAAGCGTTCCGGTTCCGATGACCGCGACCGGGACAGGGATCGGGACATGCGCGATCTGCGCGACAAGCGGGATCGGGGCTCTGATCGCGATCGGGATTTGTACAAGAAGGACAAGTACGCAG acaaacgCGAAAGGAGCGATCGCGGCGAGCGAACAGCGCGCTACGGCGACTGGAGTGAGCACGTAAGCTCGTCGG GGAAAATGTATTACTACAACTGCAAGACGGAGATCTCCCAGTGGGAGAAGCCAAAGGAATGGGTGGATAGGGAAAG GAATTTGCCGCGTGATCAGCACCGTGAGAAGGACTATCGTGACAAGGATCGCGATCGGGACCGCGATGATCGCTTCTCCAGATCGA ATAAATTTCTTTCAGCTTACAAACATTCCAATTCTTCGCGGGACAATTCACGACTGAGATGGAATTACGACAACGATGGCCCGCCCAGCCATCGAAGGCGTTTGGATG GACGACACAATGACAATGCTGACATGGACATAAGCGGCGACTCGACGCCCACCTCAGAGGCCAGCTACTCCCTGAGCGGCACGCCCACGGCACACAgcggtggtggcggcggcggcggtggaagcggtggaggaggaggtggaggtggaggaaaTGGTGGCGACCAGCCCATGGGCAACGCCCTGCCCCGCCTGGCCTCCCATCCCAatgccagcagcagcaactcctCGGTGTCGGGAGGACCGCTTGGCGCCGCTGCCGTAGTGGCAGCATCGGCAGCTGTAGCGGCAGCGGCACTCCACTATGGCGGCGGTGGGGCGGGACTGGTGACGGGAGCCACCATGCTGCCCACCAGTGGCCTGTCCTCCGTGGGGGCGaacagcagcggcagcaacagtgccggcggcagcagcaacagcagcaacagcggcagcagccTAAGGAACTCGGTCGTCGGCCACATTGGCTCCACCTCTGGA ACAACTGTGCCGACGTTGGCGAGTCAGGATCCGCACCAACATCCCCATCATCTGAACTCGAATGCTCCCCTGCCGCCCGGAGCCAAAGGCAAGGATCAGGCCCTGCTGATGCGCCAGAAGATGCACCTGGGCCTGGGCGTCTTGGACGGTGGTGGCGGTTCGGCGTCAGATTCGGTCGTAAATCATGCCTACAATTCGGTCAACAACTCGGTCACTGGCGGCAGTCTAAGCAGCTTACG GGATAATAATGTTAACTCCCCGCTGTATATGCCCCATCCGCATCATAGCCTTTCCCCGTCGCTCACCAGCTACACCAAGAGTCCCATACCGACGATTGTCGGGCACACGAACAATGTGAGCAACGCCTACTCCTGCAGCACACCCTTCGGACTGAAGTCGAGCCTTGACGGCGGCCTACTGGTGGCCTCCGCTTCCCCGGCCACGCCCACTGCCTCATCCGTCGTTAGCGGCGGCGTCAATAGCTGCGTTGGCCAAAATATAGTGCCCGGTTTGGGCCCCGTCAGCGGTATCAGTGTGATCACGTCGATGGGCAGCAACAGTGCCTCCAATAGCGGTGCGACAGGCATTGGCGAGGGACCACCGACGCCCACCCAGGAGCTGGATCTGAGCGGTTCTGTGCTGGATCAGCAGGCGCAGCAAGCGGCCGCCgtagcagcagcggcagcagcagcagcggccgGCATGAGCCAGCAACTGGCAGCGCAGCAGAGAGGCAAAT TGGATGGCGCATCATCGGCCACTCTGAGCACGCTGCAGAGCTGTGTGGGATCGTCGGTGCAGGCGGCCAACCTGCGAGGTCCCGAGATATCGCCCAAACTGGCCAAATACTTTCGCGCTGATCTGATCGCGCACGTAACGAACTGGCAGGCGGAGGTGCTGGAGCGTCAGGTAAGCTGTGAG AAATGCTGCGAGGATACACATCTGTTTGGGGACATCACCTGCACGAGGATATGTGCGGAGCTGAAGTGTGCCAGGAGTTTAGTGAGGAGCACAGAGATCAACGCCACCCTGCAGGAACAGAA AATCATGTATCTGCGCCAGCAGATCCGCCGGATTGAGGAGTCGAAGACTCAGAACGCGTTCATGTCGGACGATACTTAG
- the LOC6504500 gene encoding WW domain-containing adapter protein with coiled-coil homolog isoform X3, translating into MVMHARKPQRMNDGYFEKHTSHTSYQSSKYSSSKRDYERDRSSNYRDRDLSPGGGGGGGGGGGGGSGGGGGGSSGNGGGGGGPLNNGNSYRSQSPDIDSPSSRSHDLRDRSDHRGGGGGSGRGGSGERYSFIQKMRDRDRDAYKKDKYSDKRDRRGNDRDSESSYRTNHDRDRRGGGGGGGGGSGAGGKLCSSRENDKRSGSDDRDRDRDRDMRDLRDKRDRGSDRDRDLYKKDKYADKRERSDRGERTARYGDWSEHVSSSGKMYYYNCKTEISQWEKPKEWVDRERNLPRDQHREKDYRDKDRDRDRDDRFSRSNKFLSAYKHSNSSRDNSRLRWNYDNDGPPSHRRRLDGRHNDNADMDISGDSTPTSEASYSLSGTPTAHSGGGGGGGGSGGGGGGGGGNGGDQPMGNALPRLASHPNASSSNSSVSGGPLGAAAVVAASAAVAAAALHYGGGGAGLVTGATMLPTSGLSSVGANSSGSNSAGGSSNSSNSGSSLRNSVVGHIGSTSGTTVPTLASQDPHQHPHHLNSNAPLPPGAKGKDQALLMRQKMHLGLGVLDGGGGSASDSVVNHAYNSVNNSVTGGSLSSLRDNNVNSPLYMPHPHHSLSPSLTSYTKSPIPTIVGHTNNVSNAYSCSTPFGLKSSLDGGLLVASASPATPTASSVVSGGVNSCVGQNIVPGLGPVSGISVITSMGSNSASNSGATGIGEGPPTPTQELDLSGSVLDQQAQQAAAVAAAAAAAAAGMSQQLAAQQRGKLDGASSATLSTLQSCVGSSVQAANLRGPEISPKLAKYFRADLIAHVTNWQAEVLERQKCCEDTHLFGDITCTRICAELKCARSLVRSTEINATLQEQKIMYLRQQIRRIEESKTQNAFMSDDT; encoded by the exons ATGGTAATGCATGCTAGAAAACCGCAGCGTATGAACGATGG GTACTTTGAGAAGCATACCAGTCACACATCCTACCAG AGCTCAAAGTACAGCAGTTCAAAGCGCGACTACGAACGCGACCGTTCCTCCAATTACCGCGATCGCGACCTGTCAcctggcggcggcggcggaggcggtggcggcggcggcggtggcagcggcggaggcggtggcggcagcagcggcaatggcggcggcggcggcggaccACTAAACAATGGCAACAGCTATCGCTCCCAGTCGCCGGACATTGATTCGCCATCGTCGCGGTCGCACGATCTCAGGGATCGCAGCGATCACcggggcggcggcggcggcagtggGCGTGGCGGCAGCGGCGAACGCTACAGTTTCATCCAAAAGATGCGCGACAGGGATCGCGATGCCTACAAGAAGGATAAATATTCAG ACAAACGCGATCGGCGGGGCAATGACCGGGACTCGGAGTCGTCGTATCGCACCAACCACGACAGGGATCGGCGCGGCGGTggaggcggcggtggcggaggCAGCGGGGCCGGTGGCAAGCTCTGCTCCTCCAGGGAGAACGACAAGCGTTCCGGTTCCGATGACCGCGACCGGGACAGGGATCGGGACATGCGCGATCTGCGCGACAAGCGGGATCGGGGCTCTGATCGCGATCGGGATTTGTACAAGAAGGACAAGTACGCAG acaaacgCGAAAGGAGCGATCGCGGCGAGCGAACAGCGCGCTACGGCGACTGGAGTGAGCACGTAAGCTCGTCGG GGAAAATGTATTACTACAACTGCAAGACGGAGATCTCCCAGTGGGAGAAGCCAAAGGAATGGGTGGATAGGGAAAG GAATTTGCCGCGTGATCAGCACCGTGAGAAGGACTATCGTGACAAGGATCGCGATCGGGACCGCGATGATCGCTTCTCCAGATCGA ATAAATTTCTTTCAGCTTACAAACATTCCAATTCTTCGCGGGACAATTCACGACTGAGATGGAATTACGACAACGATGGCCCGCCCAGCCATCGAAGGCGTTTGGATG GACGACACAATGACAATGCTGACATGGACATAAGCGGCGACTCGACGCCCACCTCAGAGGCCAGCTACTCCCTGAGCGGCACGCCCACGGCACACAgcggtggtggcggcggcggcggtggaagcggtggaggaggaggtggaggtggaggaaaTGGTGGCGACCAGCCCATGGGCAACGCCCTGCCCCGCCTGGCCTCCCATCCCAatgccagcagcagcaactcctCGGTGTCGGGAGGACCGCTTGGCGCCGCTGCCGTAGTGGCAGCATCGGCAGCTGTAGCGGCAGCGGCACTCCACTATGGCGGCGGTGGGGCGGGACTGGTGACGGGAGCCACCATGCTGCCCACCAGTGGCCTGTCCTCCGTGGGGGCGaacagcagcggcagcaacagtgccggcggcagcagcaacagcagcaacagcggcagcagccTAAGGAACTCGGTCGTCGGCCACATTGGCTCCACCTCTGGA ACAACTGTGCCGACGTTGGCGAGTCAGGATCCGCACCAACATCCCCATCATCTGAACTCGAATGCTCCCCTGCCGCCCGGAGCCAAAGGCAAGGATCAGGCCCTGCTGATGCGCCAGAAGATGCACCTGGGCCTGGGCGTCTTGGACGGTGGTGGCGGTTCGGCGTCAGATTCGGTCGTAAATCATGCCTACAATTCGGTCAACAACTCGGTCACTGGCGGCAGTCTAAGCAGCTTACG GGATAATAATGTTAACTCCCCGCTGTATATGCCCCATCCGCATCATAGCCTTTCCCCGTCGCTCACCAGCTACACCAAGAGTCCCATACCGACGATTGTCGGGCACACGAACAATGTGAGCAACGCCTACTCCTGCAGCACACCCTTCGGACTGAAGTCGAGCCTTGACGGCGGCCTACTGGTGGCCTCCGCTTCCCCGGCCACGCCCACTGCCTCATCCGTCGTTAGCGGCGGCGTCAATAGCTGCGTTGGCCAAAATATAGTGCCCGGTTTGGGCCCCGTCAGCGGTATCAGTGTGATCACGTCGATGGGCAGCAACAGTGCCTCCAATAGCGGTGCGACAGGCATTGGCGAGGGACCACCGACGCCCACCCAGGAGCTGGATCTGAGCGGTTCTGTGCTGGATCAGCAGGCGCAGCAAGCGGCCGCCgtagcagcagcggcagcagcagcagcggccgGCATGAGCCAGCAACTGGCAGCGCAGCAGAGAGGCAAAT TGGATGGCGCATCATCGGCCACTCTGAGCACGCTGCAGAGCTGTGTGGGATCGTCGGTGCAGGCGGCCAACCTGCGAGGTCCCGAGATATCGCCCAAACTGGCCAAATACTTTCGCGCTGATCTGATCGCGCACGTAACGAACTGGCAGGCGGAGGTGCTGGAGCGTCAG AAATGCTGCGAGGATACACATCTGTTTGGGGACATCACCTGCACGAGGATATGTGCGGAGCTGAAGTGTGCCAGGAGTTTAGTGAGGAGCACAGAGATCAACGCCACCCTGCAGGAACAGAA AATCATGTATCTGCGCCAGCAGATCCGCCGGATTGAGGAGTCGAAGACTCAGAACGCGTTCATGTCGGACGATACTTAG